TCCGGAGAGGTACGAACGACTGGCAATCCAGCTGTAAAGTTAATTCCCGTTCTGGAAGCGATATGCTTAAATGGTATCAAGCCTTGGTCATGGTACATCGCTAATACCGCATCAAACTTCGTATAAGCATCTGCCGCAAAGAAGCCATCGGCCGGATAAGGTCCAAAGCAGAAAATACCCTCTTCATTCGCTTTTTCAATAGCAGGACGGATAATCTCCAGGTCTTCCGTTCCGATCAGTCCGTCATCTCCAGCATGTGGGTTCAGGCCTAGAACTGCAATTTTCGGTTTCTGAATCCAGAAGTCGGCTTTTAAACTATCATTCATCATGCGTAGCTTATGCAAGATGCTGTCTACAGTAATTGCGGCAGCAACATCCTTGACTGGAATATGCCCGGTCACCACACCTACGCGAAGATCTTCACTCACCATAAACATCAAAACATCCTTGGCCTCAAACGCGGCCTGCAGATACTCGGTATGCCCTGGAAAATTGAAACCTTCTTGCTGAATATTATGCTTATTGATAGGAGCTGTTACTAAAGCATCGATCAAGCCGGCCTTTAAATCCTCCGTCGCTCTTTGCAAGGAAAGGAACGCGTATTTACCGCCGATCTCGTTCTGTTCGCCTAAGGTGATCTTCACATCCTCTTGCCAACAGTTGATCATATTCGGACGCTTAGCATTCGCCTGATCCGCAGAGTTAATGACATTAAAGCTAAAGTCGTTCACTCCGATTGCTTTACGGTGAAAAGAAGCAACTTTCGTATTTCCATAAACAATCGGCGTAAAGAAGTCCAGAATGCGATTATCCAGCAAAGACTTAATAATCACCTCTAAACCAATCCCATTAATATCACCTATTGAAATACCAATTTTTAACTTTTCACTCATCTTAATAGCTCTTTAGTATGTCAAAAATAACAAAAAAACCTAAAAGAGCAGTTTCTAATCCTATTTAAATACTTATTTGTAACCTAACACAGTAGCCGACATAAAATAGTATCTTTGTTGATAAATTTACAGTATGAGTTCAGTACGCGCAAAGAAACACCTAGGTCAACACTTTCTAAATGATAAGAATGCAGCCCAACGCAT
The DNA window shown above is from Sphingobacterium hotanense and carries:
- the pdxA gene encoding 4-hydroxythreonine-4-phosphate dehydrogenase PdxA, which produces MSEKLKIGISIGDINGIGLEVIIKSLLDNRILDFFTPIVYGNTKVASFHRKAIGVNDFSFNVINSADQANAKRPNMINCWQEDVKITLGEQNEIGGKYAFLSLQRATEDLKAGLIDALVTAPINKHNIQQEGFNFPGHTEYLQAAFEAKDVLMFMVSEDLRVGVVTGHIPVKDVAAAITVDSILHKLRMMNDSLKADFWIQKPKIAVLGLNPHAGDDGLIGTEDLEIIRPAIEKANEEGIFCFGPYPADGFFAADAYTKFDAVLAMYHDQGLIPFKHIASRTGINFTAGLPVVRTSPDHGTGYDIAGQNLASHTSFVEAMFEAVHIVNRRREQAVLTENPLSFRRLSKDRD